The Tripterygium wilfordii isolate XIE 37 chromosome 5, ASM1340144v1, whole genome shotgun sequence genome window below encodes:
- the LOC119998707 gene encoding uncharacterized protein LOC119998707 isoform X2, with translation MEGRRISASPRPCSGRRVVAKKRARSDVIMNSVKKLQRREISSKRDRAFTVSNAQERFRNMRLTVEYDTHDPKGQCSVVLPFLGKRTKVIEIVAARDIIFALAHSGVCAAFSRETNERICFLNVSPDEVIRSLFYNKNNDSLITVSVYASDNFSSLKCRSTRIEYIRRGKPDAGFALFESESLKWPGFVEFDDVNGKVLTYSAQDSPGIMLLIFNRASSHVPLKILSIEDGTVLKAFNHLLHRNKKVDFIEQFNEKLLVKQENEDLQIRDVRTSELMEVSRNEFMTPSAFIFLYENQLFLTFRNRTVAVWNFRGELVTSFEDHLLWHPDCNTNNIYITSDQDLIISYCRAETDYQWGEGNAGSINISNILTGKCLAKINVTNASPTVEECSSSSTGNSKKRIITAPMSSTVSEALEDITALFYDEERNEIYTGNRHGLVHVWSN, from the exons ATGGAAGGGCGGAGGATATCGGCAAGCCCTAGGCCGTGCTCGGGGAGGCGGGTGGTGGCGAAGAAGAGAGCGCGGTCGGATGTTATAATGAATAGTGTGAAGAAGCTGCAGAGGCGCGAGATTTCCTCAAAGAGAGATCGAGCTTTCACTGTCAGCAACGCTCAGGAGAGATTTCGCAACATGCGCTTGACG gTTGAATATGACACTCATGACCCCAAGGGGCAATGTTCAGTGGTACTTCCCTTTTTGGGGAAGCGAACGAAAGTTATTGAGATTGTGGCTGCCCGCGATATTATATTTGCTCTTGCGCATTCTGGTGTTTGTGCAGCTTTTAGTAGAG AGACAAATGAGCGGATATGTTTTTTGAATGTGAGCCCTGATGAAGTCATCCGGAGCTTGTTTTATAATAAGAACAATGATTCCCTTATCACAGTCTCAGTTTATGCGTCTGACAATTTTAGCTCTTTGAAGTGCAGGTCCACAAGGATTGA ATACATAAGAAGAGGCAAGCCAGATGCAGGATTTGCTCTTTTTGAGTCAGAGTCCTTGAAGTGGCCTGGATTTGTGGAATTTGATGATGTTAATGGGAAGGTGCTAACTTACTCTGCACAAGATAG TCCTGGGATAATGCTGTTGATTTTCAATAGAGCCAGTAGCCATGTTCCTCTTAAGATTCTATCGATAGAAGATGGCACagttctcaaagctttcaaccATCTGCTTCATCGCAACAAGAAGGTGGACTTCATTGAACAATTTAACGAAAAGCTTCTTGTTAAGCAGGAAAACGAGGACCTCCAGATTCGTGAT GTTCGAACCTCTGAGCTGATGGAAGTTAGCAGAAATGAGTTTATGACTCCTTCAGCATTTATCTTTCTATATGAGAATCAGTTGTTTCTAACATTCAGAAATAGAACCGTTGCTGTTTGGAACTTTCGTGGGGAGCTTGTAACTTCATTTGAAGATCACTTACTGTGGCATCCAGACTGCAACACAAACAACATTTATATAACAAGTGATCAGGATCTTATCATTTCTTACTGCAGGGCTGAAACTGACTATCAATGGGGAGAAGGAAATG CTGGGTCTATCAATATCAGCAATATCTTGACTGGGAAATGCCTGGCTAAAATAAATGTGACAAATGCAAGTCCCACAGTTGAAGAGTGTAGCAGCAGTAGTACAGGCAATTCTAAAAAGAGGATTATCACGGCCCCAATGAGCAGCACAGTATCTGAGGCTTTGGAAGACATAACTGCTCTTTTCTATGATGAAGAGCGCAATGAGATATACACTGGTAACAGACATGGTCTGGTGCACGTCTGGTCAAATTGA
- the LOC119998830 gene encoding uncharacterized protein LOC119998830 isoform X2, with amino-acid sequence MDSGVSTDKWRECTDSADEALKKSDGTTVLEARGSFLDPTTTSVALGPITPDSDRESGEVPDFGSPITVLRKPAKPLCFDLETSRNQDPFVSIDDSSSRPRTPKGGVFDPFAPGPDRLAPAPFCFMSEEEMFDALYENLLEVIVTKQAEDALSEISNIVCDFDACQTPPSAPRLTGIADTCPGAPIKPTGKSRNFDLGLCRKLEF; translated from the exons ATGGATTCCGGTGTTTCTACGGATAAATGGAGGGAATGCACAGACTCAGCGGATGAAGCTTTAAAAAAATCGGATGGCACAACTGTTCTTGAAGCTAGAGGAAGTTTTCTTGATCCAACCACAACCAGTGTTGCTTTAGGGCCTATTACTCCTGATTCTGACCGAGAGAGCGGGGAAGTCCCTGATTTTGGCTCTCCAATTACTGTGCTTAGAAAACCAGCGAAACCACTCTGCTTTGATTTGGAGACTTCAAGAAATCAGGACCCATTTGTTTCAATTGATGACAGCAGCAGCCGCCCTCGAACTCCCAAAGGCGGTGTATTTGATCCATTTGCTCCTGGTCCTGATCGTCTGGCGCCGGCCCCATTTT GTTTCATGTCCGAGGAAGAGATGTTTGATGCTCTCTACGAAAATCTGTTGGAAGTTATTGTTACCAAGCAGGCTGAAGATGCTCTCTCTGAGATTTCAAATATTGTATGTGATTTTGATGCTTGCCAGACACCTCCCTCAGCACCTCGGCTAACTGGCATTGCTGATACTTGTCCTGGTGCGCCTATAAAGCCCACAGGTAAATCAAGGAACTTTGACTTGGGATTGTGCAGGAAGCTTGAATTTTGA
- the LOC119998831 gene encoding chaperone protein dnaJ 6-like, which produces MGKRKKSRVSREEEGVGVEEEQHRENIGQSSAKDKSLYEVLGVERTASQQEIKKAYYKLALRLHPDKNPGDEEAKEKFQQLQKVISILGDEEKRAVYDQTGCIDDADLADEVVNNLHEFFRAMYKKVTEADIEEFEGNYRGSELEKKDLINLYKECKGNMNSLFCSMLCSDPKLDSHRFKDILDEAIAAGEVKATKTYKKWAKQVSERKPPTSPLRKRGKSGKESEADLFAVISQRQRERKGRLDSMFSSLVSKYGGDGAVPDLTEEEFEAAQKKLESRKASKRSKRN; this is translated from the exons AtgggaaagagaaagaaatctaGGGTTTCTCGTGAAGAGGAAGGAGTGGGAGTAGAAGAAGAGCAGCACCGAGAGAATATCGGTCAATCTTCTGCCAAGGACAAGAGCCTCTATGAG GTTCTTGGTGTTGAAAGGACAGCTTCTCAACAGGAAATAAAGAAAGCATACTATAAGTTGGCCTTGCGACTCCATCCTGATAAAAATCCTGGCGATGAG GAAGCTAAAGAGAAATTTCAGCAATTGCAAAAGGTGATATCAATTCTTGGTGATGAGGAAAAACGGGCAGTCTATGATCAGACTGGCTGCATTGATGATGCT GACCTTGCAGATGAAGTTGTTAATAATCTGCACGAGTTTTTCAGAGCTATGTACAAGAAG GTCACTGAGGCCGATATTGAAGAGTTTGAAGGGAACTACAGAGGTTCTGAGTTGGAGAAGAAAGATCTGATCAACCTATATAAGGAGTGCAAGGGTAATATGAACAG TCTCTTCTGTTCGATGCTTTGTTCAGATCCTAAGCTTGATTCACACCGTTTCAAGGATATTCTTGATGAGGCAATAGCTGCTG GAGAAGTCAAAgcaacaaaaacatataaaaaatgGGCAAAGCAAGTATCAGAAAGGAAACCGCCTACCAGTCCTCTGAGAAAGAGGGGAAA ATCAGGTAAAGAGTCAGAAGCAGATCTATTTGCAGTTATATCTCAGCGTCAACGTGAGAGGAAAGGCAGACTTGATTCCATGTTCTCGTCTCTTGTATCTAAATACGGTGGAGATGGCGCTGTTCCAGATCTCACAGAAGAAGAATTTGAGGCTGCACAGAAAAAACTCGAAAGCCGTAAAGCTTCTAAGAGGTCAAAGCGGAATTAG
- the LOC119998830 gene encoding uncharacterized protein LOC119998830 isoform X1, with product MDSGVSTDKWRECTDSADEALKKSDGTTVLEARGSFLDPTTTSVALGPITPDSDRESGEVPDFGSPITVLRKPAKPLCFDLETSRNQDPFVSIDDSSSRPRTPKGGVFDPFAPGPDRLAPAPFCKKYFDKSRINVGRRLSFDSSYNIVEDAGFMSEEEMFDALYENLLEVIVTKQAEDALSEISNIVCDFDACQTPPSAPRLTGIADTCPGAPIKPTGKSRNFDLGLCRKLEF from the coding sequence ATGGATTCCGGTGTTTCTACGGATAAATGGAGGGAATGCACAGACTCAGCGGATGAAGCTTTAAAAAAATCGGATGGCACAACTGTTCTTGAAGCTAGAGGAAGTTTTCTTGATCCAACCACAACCAGTGTTGCTTTAGGGCCTATTACTCCTGATTCTGACCGAGAGAGCGGGGAAGTCCCTGATTTTGGCTCTCCAATTACTGTGCTTAGAAAACCAGCGAAACCACTCTGCTTTGATTTGGAGACTTCAAGAAATCAGGACCCATTTGTTTCAATTGATGACAGCAGCAGCCGCCCTCGAACTCCCAAAGGCGGTGTATTTGATCCATTTGCTCCTGGTCCTGATCGTCTGGCGCCGGCCCCATTTTGTAAGAAATATTTCGACAAATCAAGAATTAATGTTGGGCGTCGGCTTAGTTTCGATTCCTCATATAACATTGTGGAAGATGCAGGTTTCATGTCCGAGGAAGAGATGTTTGATGCTCTCTACGAAAATCTGTTGGAAGTTATTGTTACCAAGCAGGCTGAAGATGCTCTCTCTGAGATTTCAAATATTGTATGTGATTTTGATGCTTGCCAGACACCTCCCTCAGCACCTCGGCTAACTGGCATTGCTGATACTTGTCCTGGTGCGCCTATAAAGCCCACAGGTAAATCAAGGAACTTTGACTTGGGATTGTGCAGGAAGCTTGAATTTTGA
- the LOC119998729 gene encoding serine/threonine-protein kinase Nek6-like — MEVENGDSESRLDRYEVIEKIGRGKFGATFLVLHKAEKKKYVLKKIPLAKQTEKFKRTAHQEMNLIAKLNNPYIVALKDSWVEKGSCVCIVTSYCEDGDMAELIGKARGTYFPEEKVCKWLTQLLLAVDYLHSNRVIHRDLKCPNIFLTRGNDIRLGDFGLARLLNTEDLASSVVGTPNYMCPEILANIPYGYKSDIWSLGCCMFEIASHQPAFKAPDMAGLINRINRSLLSPLPIVYSSALKQIIRSMLRKNPEHRPTAAELLRNPHLQPHVLRYCTPSSTFLPIKPVNNLKERTTKKSPSRKPIGGKDDRDKDTGAVNQPENVSPCKRNGYVQPSSLPQYEMPTSSASTDENLETKRVDPISFPVEISNISVNSPKSRSTDSEVSVCNGHEQADFISTPQEGSIEIEFSSAPQEDSTETEFPSEGANSQQEEQEPNVVNFSQSSEIHVKTVTINGEEACDQVPEEAPLENEKEDATPDNPQELTMPGLDITNHNESPIDKSSSNGILESIVEPGSCFLGGVESSDVPAEGADMCLSSENKDMPPCKADSGAELDNCSMNSEKNDTHLINDTLHDNSLLNELAALSCDETKNGQEKPSLQRADALESLLELSARLLRQNKIEELTGVLRPFGEEAESSRETAIWLTKSLISAQKD, encoded by the exons ATGGAGGTCGAAAATGGCGATTCTGAGTCCAGGCTGGATAGATATGAAGTTATCGAGAAGATTGGGAGGGGAAAATTTGGTGCTACTTTTCTTGTCCTCCACAAAGCCGAGAAAAAGAA GTATGTGTTGAAGAAGATTCCCTTAGCTAAGCAAACAGAGAAGTTCAAGCGAACTGCACATCAAGAG ATGAACTTGATTGCAAAGCTCAATAACCCATATATCGTAGCGTTGAAAGACTCCTGGGTGGAGAAG GGAAGCTGTGTATGCATAGTAACAAGCTACTGTGAGGATGGAGACAT GGCTGAGCTTATAGGGAAGGCTAGAGGAACATATTTTCCTGAGGAG AAGGTCTGCAAGTGGCTCACTCAGTTGTTGTTAGCTGTGGACTACCTGCATTCTAACCGTGTTATTCACAGAGATCTAAAG TGTCCCAACATTTTCTTAACAAGGGGAAATGACATCCGGCTTG GTGACTTTGGACTTGCTAGGTTACTGAACACGGAAGACCTTGCTTCCTCG GTTGTCGGCACTCCTAACTATATGTGTCCCGAGATCCTTGCAAATATACCTTATGGTTATAAATCTGACATATGGTCGCTTG GGTGCTGTATGTTTGAGATTGCTTCACATCAACCAGCTTTTAAAGCTCCT GATATGGCTGGACTCATCAACAGAATAAACAGATCCTTACTTTCTCCTCTTCCAATAGTGTACTCCTCCGCACT GAAACAAATTATTAggagcatgctaagaaagaaccCAGAACATAGACCAACA gcGGCCGAACTGTTGAGGAATCCACATTTGCAACCACATGTTCTTCGCTACTGTACACCATCTTCCACTTTTCTTCCTATAAAGCCGGTAAACAACTTGAAGGAGAGAACAACGAAAAAATCACCATCCCGCAAACCAATTGGTGGCAAAGACGATAGAGACAAAGATACTGGAGCCGTAAACCAGCCTGAAAATGTTAGTCCATGTAAGAGAAATGGGTATGTACAACCTAGCTCTTTGCCTCAATATGAAATGCCGACATCATCAGCCAGTACAGATGAGAACCTTGAAACTAAGAGGGTTGATCCTATTAGCTTCCCTGTGGAAATATCTAATATATCTGTTAATAGTCCAAAATCCAGGTCTACAGATTCAGAAGTAAGTGTTTGCAATGGACATGAGCAAGCTGACTTTATCAGTACACCTCAAGAGGGCAGCATTGAAATTGAGTTCAGCAGTGCACCTCAAGAGGACAGCACTGAGACTGAGTTCCCCTCAGAGGGAGCAAATTCTCAGCAAGAAGAACAAGAACCAAATGTTGTGAATTTTTCACAATCGTCGGAGATTCATGTTAAGACAGTGACGATAAATGGTGAAGAAGCATGTGACCAAGTACCTGAAGAAGCTCCTCTTGAGAATGAGAAAGAGGACGCTACACCAGATAATCCCCAGGAGTTGACAATGCCCGGTCTGGATATTACTAACCATAATGAGTCACCAATTGATAAAAGTTCATCCAATGGTATTCTCGAATCCATTGTAGAACCTGGAAGCTGCTTCTTAGGGGGAGTGGAAAGTTCTGATGTCCCCGCGGAAGGCGCTGACATGTGCTTATCTTCTGAAAATAAAGATATGCCTCCATGCAAAGCTGACTCAGGAGCAGAACTGGATAACTGTTCTATGAACTCAGAGAAAAATGATACGCATTTAATTAACGACACACTGCATGACAATTCGCTTCTAAATGAACTGGCTGCCTTAAGTTGTGATGAAACCAAGAACGGGCAGGAGAAGCCGAGTCTGCAAAGAGCTGATGCTTTAGAGTCTCTGCTTGAGCTGTCTGCACGGTTGCTTAGACAGAATAAAATAGAGGAGCTTACTGGTGTGCTAAGGCCATTTGGGGAAGAAGCCGAGTCATCCAGGGAAACTGCAATCTGGTTGACAAAAAGCCTCATCTCTGCGCAAAAAGATTAA
- the LOC119998708 gene encoding serine/threonine-protein phosphatase PP1 isozyme 1-like, producing the protein MEGLDGLIERLLEGRNNRGKRIQLTESEIRQLCITAKQVFLSQPILLELEAPINICGDIHGQYPDLLRLFEYGGFPPDSNYLFLGDYVDRGKQSIETICLLLAYKIKFPNNIFLLRGNHECASINRIYGFYDECKRRFSVRLWKTFTDCFNCLPVTAIVDGKILCMHGGLSPEMDSLDQIRAIERPADVPDQGLLCDLLWADPDKDIQGWGENDRGVSYTFGADKVAEFLKKHDLDLICRAHQVVEDGYEFFADRQLVTIFSAPNYCGEFNNAGALMCVDASLLCSFQILKPRGKQGEPE; encoded by the exons ATGGAAGGATTGGATGGGTTGATAGAGAGGCTATTGGAAGGAAGGAATAACAGAGGGAAACGCATTCAGCTGACGGAATCTGAAATCCGTCAACTTTGCATCACTGCCAAACAAGTCTTCCTCAGCCAGCCTATTCTCCTTGAATTGGAAGCTCCAATCAACATTTGTG GTGACATACATGGTCAATATCCAGACCTCTTACGACTGTTTGAGTACGGTGGGTTTCCACCAGATTCTAACTACCTCTTCCTTGGAGACTATGTGGACAGAGGGAAGCAGAGTATAGAGACCATATGCCTCCTCCTTGCTTACAAGATCAAGTTTCCGAATAACATTTTCCTCCTTCGTGGGAACCACGAATGTGCTTCCATCAATAGAATTTATGGGTTCTACGATGAATGCAAGCGACGCTTTAGTGTCCGCCTATGGAAGACATTTACAGATTGCTTCAACTGCTTGCCTGTGACTGCAATTGTTGATGGCAAAATTCTGTGCATGCATGGAGGACTTTCACCAGAAATGGATAGCTTGGATCAAATAAGAGCTATAGAAAGGCCTGCAGATGTGCCAGACCAGGGCCTCTTGTGTGACTTACTCTGGGCGGATCCCGACAAAGACATCCAAGGATGGGGTGAGAATGATAGGGGTGTTTCATACACCTTTGGAGCTGACAAGGTTGCTGAATTCTTGAAGAAGCATGACCTTGATCTGATATGCCGCGCACACCAG GTAGTTGAAGATGGTTATGAATTCTTTGCGGATAGGCAACTGGTTACCATATTTTCTGCACCAAACTACTGTGGAGAGTTCAATAACGCCGGTGCGCTCATGTGTGTGGATGCAAGTTTGCTCTGCTCATTTCAGATCTTGAAGCCGAGAGGAAAACAGGGTGAGCCAGAATAG
- the LOC119998325 gene encoding cyclin-dependent kinase B1-2, translating to MEKYEKLEKVGEGTYGKVYKAKDKVSGQLVALKKTRLEMDEEGVPPTALREVSLLQMLSQSLYVVRLLSVEHVDAASPDSSSDLKKSNLYLVFEYLDTDLKKFIDSHRKGANPRPLPPSLIQSFLYQLCKGVAHCHSHGVLHRDLKPQNLLIDKEKGILKIADLGLGRAFTVPLKSYTHEIVTLWYRASEVLLGSSHYSTAVDMWSVGCIFAEMVRRQALFPGDSEFQQLLHIFRLLGTPTEQQWPGVTALRDWHVYPRWEPQNLARAVPSLGPHGVDLLSKMLQYDPAERISAKVALDHPYFDSLDKSQF from the exons ATGGAGAAATACGAGAAGCTTGAGAAGGTCGGAGAAGGCACTTACGGCAAAGTCTACAAGGCGAAGGACAAGGTTAGTGGCCAACTGGTGGCTCTCAAGAAGACACGATTGGAGATGGACGAGGAGGGCGTGCCTCCCACAGCCCTCCGCGAGGTTTCTCTCCTCCAGATGCTCTCTCAGTCACTCTACGTCGTCCGCCTGCTCTCCGTCGAGCATGTCGACGCCGCCTCCCCTGACTCTTCCTCTGACCTCAAGAAATCCAATCTGTACCTTGTCTTCGAGTACCTGGACACGGATCTCAAGAAATTCATTGATTCTCACCGCAAAGGTGCTAACCCTAGGCCGCTTCCTCCCAGTCTTATCCAGAGTTTTCTGTACCAGCTCTGCAAGGGCGTCGCACACTGTCACAGCCATGGCGTTCTTCATCGTGACCTCAAGCCTCAGAATCTTCTCATTGATAAGGAGAAAGGCATCCTCAAGATCGCTGATCTCGGTCTCGGCCGTGCTTTTACTGTTCCTCTCAAGAGCTATACGCATGAGATTGTTACTCTCTGGTACAGGGCGTCTGAGGTCCTCCTTGGTTCGTCCCATTATTCCACTGCCGTTGATATGTGGTCGGTCGGCTGCATCTTCG CTGAAATGGTAAGAAGGCAAGCCCTATTTCCTGGGGACTCGGAGTTCCAGCAGTTGCTTCACATTTTCAG GCTATTGGGAACCCCCACCGAGCAGCAGTGGCCAGGAGTTACTGCATTGCGAGACTGGCATGTCTATCCACGATGGGAGCCTCAAAACTTGGCACGTGCTGTTCCATCTCTTGGTCCTCATGGAGTTGATCTTCTATCG AAAATGCTTCAATATGATCCTGCTGAAAGAATTTCGGCAAAAGTAGCCCTTGATCATCCATATTTTGACAGCCTTGACAAATCCCAGTTCTGA
- the LOC119998707 gene encoding uncharacterized protein LOC119998707 isoform X1 — MEGRRISASPRPCSGRRVVAKKRARSDVIMNSVKKLQRREISSKRDRAFTVSNAQERFRNMRLTVEYDTHDPKGQCSVVLPFLGKRTKVIEIVAARDIIFALAHSGVCAAFSRETNERICFLNVSPDEVIRSLFYNKNNDSLITVSVYASDNFSSLKCRSTRIEYIRRGKPDAGFALFESESLKWPGFVEFDDVNGKVLTYSAQDSIYKVFDLKNYTMLYSISDKNVQEIKISPGIMLLIFNRASSHVPLKILSIEDGTVLKAFNHLLHRNKKVDFIEQFNEKLLVKQENEDLQIRDVRTSELMEVSRNEFMTPSAFIFLYENQLFLTFRNRTVAVWNFRGELVTSFEDHLLWHPDCNTNNIYITSDQDLIISYCRAETDYQWGEGNAGSINISNILTGKCLAKINVTNASPTVEECSSSSTGNSKKRIITAPMSSTVSEALEDITALFYDEERNEIYTGNRHGLVHVWSN, encoded by the exons ATGGAAGGGCGGAGGATATCGGCAAGCCCTAGGCCGTGCTCGGGGAGGCGGGTGGTGGCGAAGAAGAGAGCGCGGTCGGATGTTATAATGAATAGTGTGAAGAAGCTGCAGAGGCGCGAGATTTCCTCAAAGAGAGATCGAGCTTTCACTGTCAGCAACGCTCAGGAGAGATTTCGCAACATGCGCTTGACG gTTGAATATGACACTCATGACCCCAAGGGGCAATGTTCAGTGGTACTTCCCTTTTTGGGGAAGCGAACGAAAGTTATTGAGATTGTGGCTGCCCGCGATATTATATTTGCTCTTGCGCATTCTGGTGTTTGTGCAGCTTTTAGTAGAG AGACAAATGAGCGGATATGTTTTTTGAATGTGAGCCCTGATGAAGTCATCCGGAGCTTGTTTTATAATAAGAACAATGATTCCCTTATCACAGTCTCAGTTTATGCGTCTGACAATTTTAGCTCTTTGAAGTGCAGGTCCACAAGGATTGA ATACATAAGAAGAGGCAAGCCAGATGCAGGATTTGCTCTTTTTGAGTCAGAGTCCTTGAAGTGGCCTGGATTTGTGGAATTTGATGATGTTAATGGGAAGGTGCTAACTTACTCTGCACAAGATAG TATATACAAGGTGTTTGATCTGAAAAACTACACCATGCTCTACTCTATATCTGATAAAAACGtacaagaaatcaaaatcag TCCTGGGATAATGCTGTTGATTTTCAATAGAGCCAGTAGCCATGTTCCTCTTAAGATTCTATCGATAGAAGATGGCACagttctcaaagctttcaaccATCTGCTTCATCGCAACAAGAAGGTGGACTTCATTGAACAATTTAACGAAAAGCTTCTTGTTAAGCAGGAAAACGAGGACCTCCAGATTCGTGAT GTTCGAACCTCTGAGCTGATGGAAGTTAGCAGAAATGAGTTTATGACTCCTTCAGCATTTATCTTTCTATATGAGAATCAGTTGTTTCTAACATTCAGAAATAGAACCGTTGCTGTTTGGAACTTTCGTGGGGAGCTTGTAACTTCATTTGAAGATCACTTACTGTGGCATCCAGACTGCAACACAAACAACATTTATATAACAAGTGATCAGGATCTTATCATTTCTTACTGCAGGGCTGAAACTGACTATCAATGGGGAGAAGGAAATG CTGGGTCTATCAATATCAGCAATATCTTGACTGGGAAATGCCTGGCTAAAATAAATGTGACAAATGCAAGTCCCACAGTTGAAGAGTGTAGCAGCAGTAGTACAGGCAATTCTAAAAAGAGGATTATCACGGCCCCAATGAGCAGCACAGTATCTGAGGCTTTGGAAGACATAACTGCTCTTTTCTATGATGAAGAGCGCAATGAGATATACACTGGTAACAGACATGGTCTGGTGCACGTCTGGTCAAATTGA